The Streptomyces sp. P9-A4 genome contains a region encoding:
- a CDS encoding SDR family oxidoreductase yields MSAQLLRGQKALVTGANSGIGLATAVALGRAGADVVVNYVVGADEAEKVVAQIKDFGVRAYAHEADVSDEDQVVAMVARMVEEFGTIDIMVANAGLQRDAPVTEMTLAQWQKVIDVNLTGQFLCAREAAKEFVRRGVVPEVSRSAGKIICMSSVHQIVPWSGHVNYASSKGGVGMMMQTLAQELAPKRIRVNAVAPGAIRTPINRDAWSTPEAEADLLRLIPYRRVGDPDDIANAVVAMASDLLDYVVGSTLYVDGGMTLFPGFATGG; encoded by the coding sequence ATGTCCGCGCAGCTTCTCAGGGGCCAGAAGGCCCTGGTGACGGGCGCCAACTCGGGTATCGGCCTGGCGACGGCCGTTGCCTTGGGCCGCGCGGGAGCGGACGTCGTGGTGAACTACGTCGTTGGCGCGGACGAGGCCGAGAAGGTCGTGGCGCAGATCAAGGACTTCGGCGTCCGCGCCTACGCCCACGAGGCCGACGTGTCCGACGAGGACCAGGTGGTTGCCATGGTCGCGCGGATGGTCGAGGAGTTCGGCACGATCGACATCATGGTGGCCAACGCGGGCCTGCAGCGGGACGCGCCGGTGACGGAGATGACGCTCGCCCAGTGGCAGAAGGTCATCGACGTCAACCTGACCGGCCAGTTCCTCTGCGCTAGGGAGGCCGCCAAGGAGTTCGTGCGGCGCGGTGTGGTGCCGGAGGTGTCCCGGTCGGCCGGGAAGATCATCTGTATGAGCTCTGTCCACCAGATCGTCCCGTGGTCGGGGCATGTGAACTACGCCTCCTCCAAGGGTGGTGTGGGCATGATGATGCAGACCCTCGCCCAGGAGCTGGCCCCCAAGCGGATCAGGGTCAACGCGGTCGCACCCGGCGCCATCCGCACACCGATCAACCGTGACGCATGGTCCACCCCCGAAGCCGAAGCCGACCTGCTGCGCCTCATCCCGTACCGCCGCGTGGGCGACCCGGACGACATCGCCAACGCCGTCGTGGCCATGGCATCCGACCTGCTCGACTACGTCGTCGGCAGCACGCTCTACGTCGACGGCGGAATGACGCTCTTCCCTGGCTTCGCCACCGGAGGCTGA
- a CDS encoding cytochrome ubiquinol oxidase subunit I gives MLSTLALLADAPPQLLPARQLMAFTLGMHILLVPFGVALPFITLLMHHRGLRRNDPVALKLARRWSAVMAVQFAIGVVTGTVLSFELGLLWPGMMGRWGDVFGLGFGVEAWAFFLEAVLIAIYLYGWRRLKPWTHFWLGVPLPLAALMGAFGIIAANSWMNTPQGFSLDAQGNPVDVDVRKAIFTPMFGPEYWHFVVAMFMTAGFVVAGVYAVGWLRGRRDRYHRLGFTLPFTVAAILTPVQFVIGDSAARAVFHKQPIKFAAMEIVWKTDTHVPEYMFGRLNSDGTISGGLKIPQLDSILAGFKPSTQVTGLTSVPASDRPTAVQATIAHWAFDIMVTIGSLLILLVLWYGWCWLRHRELPRSRWFFRCAALAGAACLLTVECGWITTEVGRQPWIVYNQMRVSEAVTDTQASSLWTMLGLVIVVYVAVFGAFLAVVLKMRTSWRIADEGSADARAALPPETDTPYGPRSDPEPTAAAGAPGGTSDRNPGGE, from the coding sequence ATGCTCAGCACATTGGCCCTTCTGGCGGACGCCCCGCCCCAACTCCTGCCGGCTCGTCAGCTGATGGCCTTCACTCTGGGCATGCACATCCTGCTGGTCCCCTTCGGAGTGGCGCTGCCGTTCATCACGTTGTTGATGCATCACCGGGGGCTGCGCCGCAACGACCCCGTCGCCCTCAAGCTCGCCCGGCGCTGGTCGGCGGTGATGGCCGTTCAATTCGCCATCGGCGTCGTCACCGGCACGGTGTTGTCGTTCGAGCTCGGACTGCTGTGGCCCGGCATGATGGGGCGCTGGGGTGACGTCTTCGGACTCGGTTTCGGCGTCGAGGCCTGGGCCTTCTTCCTCGAAGCCGTGCTGATCGCGATCTACCTCTACGGATGGCGCCGTCTGAAGCCCTGGACGCACTTCTGGCTGGGAGTACCGCTGCCGCTGGCCGCCTTGATGGGGGCGTTCGGCATCATCGCCGCCAACTCGTGGATGAACACGCCGCAGGGGTTCAGCCTCGACGCCCAGGGCAATCCCGTCGACGTCGACGTGCGGAAGGCGATTTTCACACCGATGTTCGGCCCGGAGTACTGGCACTTCGTGGTCGCGATGTTCATGACTGCCGGATTCGTGGTGGCCGGGGTGTACGCGGTCGGTTGGCTGCGTGGGCGCCGTGACCGGTACCACCGGCTCGGCTTCACGCTGCCGTTCACCGTTGCCGCGATCCTCACCCCGGTTCAGTTCGTGATCGGTGACTCCGCCGCTCGCGCCGTCTTCCACAAGCAACCGATCAAGTTCGCAGCCATGGAGATCGTCTGGAAGACCGACACCCATGTGCCGGAGTACATGTTCGGACGGCTGAACAGCGACGGGACGATCTCCGGTGGACTCAAGATTCCCCAACTGGACTCGATCCTCGCCGGCTTCAAGCCGAGCACCCAGGTGACCGGGCTGACTTCGGTGCCGGCGTCCGATCGGCCCACCGCCGTCCAGGCCACCATCGCCCACTGGGCCTTCGACATCATGGTCACCATCGGCAGCCTGCTGATCCTGCTCGTGCTGTGGTACGGATGGTGCTGGCTGCGACACCGCGAACTTCCCCGCAGCCGCTGGTTCTTCCGCTGCGCCGCCCTCGCCGGAGCCGCATGCCTGCTCACCGTGGAGTGCGGCTGGATCACGACGGAAGTGGGCCGCCAGCCCTGGATCGTCTACAACCAGATGCGGGTCTCCGAGGCGGTGACCGACACCCAGGCCAGTTCACTGTGGACGATGCTCGGCCTCGTCATCGTCGTGTACGTGGCCGTCTTCGGCGCGTTTCTGGCGGTCGTCCTGAAAATGCGAACGAGCTGGCGCATCGCCGACGAGGGCTCGGCCGACGCGCGCGCCGCACTGCCCCCTGAGACCGACACCCCCTACGGACCCAGAAGCGATCCCGAGCCCACAGCCGCCGCCGGCGCGCCCGGTGGTACCTCCGACCGTAACCCCGGGGGTGAGTGA